A window of Benincasa hispida cultivar B227 chromosome 9, ASM972705v1, whole genome shotgun sequence genomic DNA:
GTTTACCAGATAGAGAAGCAAACTCTAGAACAAAAGTTAAACATTGAGATGTTTAGAAGCAACAGGAACAGTCAAATGGGCAGAGCGGAGTGCCTCCAGCATCTGGATTGCCAAAACCCAGTTCCTCTTCTGTGTAAATTATAAGCCCGTCCCCTGTTTTCTTTCTGCGGCGTGATGGTGGGTCTGCAAAGCCATTTTTAGACTGAGTCCCATCCTCTTTCTTGTTCTTTATCTTCTTTGGTCTGACTGGTGTATCTAGTTTTGGTTCCTTGGCCTTTTCAACTTCcggtttttttctcttcttcccgGCGAAAATTTCATCAATCTCATTGTGTTTCT
This region includes:
- the LOC120085811 gene encoding uncharacterized protein C6G9.01c encodes the protein MPKKSSKTPKKVQENAFTKEENSNAAEKPNTAMKEEKPPSIKKHNEIDEIFAGKKRKKPEVEKAKEPKLDTPVRPKKIKNKKEDGTQSKNGFADPPSRRRKKTGDGLIIYTEEELGFGNPDAGGTPLCPFDCSCCF